One stretch of Orcinus orca chromosome 15, mOrcOrc1.1, whole genome shotgun sequence DNA includes these proteins:
- the ZNF664 gene encoding zinc finger protein 664, protein MIYKCPMCREFFSERADLFMHQKIHTAEKPHKCDKCDKGFFHLSELHIHWRDHTGEKAYKCDDCGKDFSTTTKLNRHKKIHTVEKPYKCYECGKAFNWSSHLQIHMRVHTGEKPYVCSECGRGFSNSSNLCMHQRVHTGEKPFKCEECGKAFRHTSSLCMHQRVHTGEKPYKCYECGKAFSQSSSLCIHQRVHTGEKPYRCCGCGKAFSQSSSLCIHQRVHTGEKPFKCDECGKAFSQSTSLCIHQRVHTKERNHLKISVI, encoded by the coding sequence ATGATCTACAAGTGCCCCATGTGTAGGGAATTCTTCTCTGAGAGAGCAGATCTTTTTATGCATCAGAAAATTCACACTGCTGAGAAGCCCCATAAGTGTGACAAGTGCGACAAGGGTTTCTTTCATCTGTCAGAGCTCCATATCCATTGGAGAGACCACACGGGAGAGAAGGCGTATAAATGTGATGATTGCGGGAAGGACTTTAGCACCACGACAAAGCTCAATAGACACAAGAAGATCCACACGGTGGAGAAGCCCTATAAGTGCTACGAGTGCGGCAAAGCCTTCAACTGGAGCTCACACCTTCAGATTCACATGAGAGTTCACACAGGTGAGAAACCCTATGTCTGTAGTGAGTGCGGAAGGGGCTTTAGCAATAGTTCAAACCTCTGCATGCATCAGAGAGTCCACACCGGAGAGAAGCCCTTTAAATGTGAAGAGTGCGGGAAGGCCTTCAGGCACACTTCTAGCCTCTGCATGCATCAGAGAGTCCACACAGGAGAGAAGCCCTATAAATGCTATgagtgtgggaaggccttcagcCAGAGCTCGAGCCTCTGCATCCATCAGAGAGTGCACACCGGGGAGAAGCCCTATAGATGCTGTGGgtgtgggaaggccttcagcCAGAGCTCGAGCCTCTGCATCCATCAGAGAGTGCACACGGGGGAGAAACCTTTCAAATGTGATgagtgtgggaaggccttcagtCAGAGCACCAGCCTCTGCATCCACCAGAGAGTGCACACAAAGGAGAGAAACCATCTCAAAATATCAGTTATATAA